The following proteins are encoded in a genomic region of Streptomyces sp. NBC_01723:
- a CDS encoding ABC transporter ATP-binding protein: MADNTPAERVPTVVVDGVDIVYRVNGTGAGRGSATAALNRILRRKKSEKASGVRRVHAVKKVSFVAYRGEAIGLIGTNGSGKSTLLKAVAGLLPVENGRIYTDGQPSLLGVNAALMNDLTGERNVYLGGLAMGMSRAQIKERYQDIVDFSGINDKGDFITLPMRTYSSGMSARLRFSIAAAKDHDVLLVDEALATGDRSFQKRSEERIRELRKHAGTVFLVSHSNKSIRDTCDRVLWLERGELRMDGPTEEVLKEYEKFTGGPDKAAKPKAAPKAAPKTKVPA, encoded by the coding sequence GTGGCTGACAACACCCCTGCCGAGCGCGTTCCCACCGTCGTCGTCGACGGCGTCGACATCGTCTACCGGGTCAACGGCACCGGGGCGGGCCGCGGCTCCGCGACCGCCGCCCTCAACCGCATCCTGCGCCGCAAGAAGAGCGAGAAGGCCTCGGGCGTGCGCCGGGTGCACGCGGTGAAGAAGGTGTCCTTCGTGGCGTACCGGGGCGAGGCGATCGGCCTGATCGGCACCAACGGCTCCGGCAAGTCGACGCTGCTCAAGGCGGTCGCCGGGCTGCTCCCGGTGGAGAACGGCCGCATCTACACCGACGGCCAGCCCTCGCTGCTCGGCGTGAACGCCGCCCTGATGAACGACCTCACCGGCGAGCGCAACGTGTACCTCGGCGGCCTGGCGATGGGCATGTCCCGCGCGCAGATCAAGGAGCGCTACCAGGACATCGTCGACTTCTCCGGGATCAACGACAAGGGCGACTTCATCACCCTGCCGATGCGCACGTACTCCTCCGGGATGTCCGCCCGCCTGCGCTTCTCCATCGCCGCGGCCAAGGACCACGACGTCCTGCTGGTCGACGAGGCCCTGGCCACCGGCGACCGCTCCTTCCAGAAGCGTTCCGAGGAGCGCATCCGGGAGCTGCGCAAGCACGCCGGCACGGTCTTCCTGGTCAGCCACAGCAACAAGTCCATCCGCGACACCTGCGACCGGGTGCTGTGGCTGGAGCGCGGCGAGCTGCGGATGGACGGGCCCACGGAGGAGGTCCTGAAGGAGTACGAGAAGTTCACCGGCGGCCCGGACAAGGCGGCGAAGCCGAAGGCCGCACCCAAGGCAGCGCCCAAGACGAAGGTCCCCGCCTGA
- a CDS encoding TetR/AcrR family transcriptional regulator, with the protein MTTDAADEPQPRPRRRRAPAGAAVLREDVTEAIRAAVFEELAAVGYARMSIEGIARRAGVGKTAVYRRWRSKLHLVLDVVSALAVQGLPAPDTGSLEGDLRLLYEVTSRALRHPVASQIIPDLQAEAARNPEIAEVLRKTLREGQDGVASKILAAATERGELAAGLDTDLALDLISGPLYWRSVVIRSPKLPKGHLAALARATAAGLRAL; encoded by the coding sequence ATGACGACCGACGCCGCCGACGAGCCCCAGCCGCGCCCGCGCCGCCGCCGGGCCCCCGCCGGGGCGGCCGTGCTCCGCGAGGACGTGACGGAGGCGATCCGGGCGGCGGTCTTCGAGGAGCTCGCGGCGGTCGGCTACGCGCGGATGTCCATCGAGGGGATCGCGCGCCGCGCGGGGGTGGGCAAGACCGCCGTCTACCGGCGCTGGCGCTCCAAGCTGCACCTGGTGCTCGACGTCGTCTCGGCGCTGGCCGTGCAGGGCCTGCCCGCGCCCGACACGGGTTCGCTGGAGGGTGACCTGCGGCTCCTGTACGAGGTGACGTCCCGTGCCCTGCGCCACCCGGTGGCCTCGCAGATCATCCCCGACCTCCAGGCGGAGGCGGCCCGCAATCCCGAGATCGCCGAGGTGCTGCGGAAGACCCTGCGGGAGGGTCAGGACGGCGTCGCCAGCAAGATCCTCGCGGCGGCGACGGAACGCGGTGAGCTGGCCGCCGGTCTCGACACCGACCTGGCCCTCGACCTGATCTCGGGCCCGCTGTACTGGCGCTCGGTGGTCATCCGCAGCCCGAAGCTGCCGAAGGGCCACCTGGCCGCGCTGGCCCGGGCCACGGCGGCGGGGCTGCGGGCGCTCTGA
- a CDS encoding ABC transporter permease codes for MSQVLDTPPPTAAPPAPADHDLGALAARHGLTVSGARPSLPEYVRQLWARRHFIGAFSTAKLTAQYSQAKLGQVWQVMTPLLNAAVYYFIFGMLMNTSRGVEDFVPFLVTGVFVWTFTQSSIMAGTRAISGNLGLVRALHFPRAALPVSFCLQQLQQLMFSMGALVVILLAFGVPPGPSWLLAIPALVLQFVFNAGVALVMARVGSKIPDMAQLMPFLLRTWMYASGVMFSIHHMTGPDSDLPSWVGPLLQVNPAVVYIDLMRFALIDSFGGDMLPNHVWAMALGWALVAGIGGFIYFWKAEETYGRG; via the coding sequence GTGAGCCAGGTCCTCGACACACCGCCCCCGACAGCGGCCCCGCCCGCCCCCGCCGACCACGACCTCGGGGCCCTCGCCGCCCGGCACGGTCTGACGGTCAGCGGCGCCCGTCCCTCCCTGCCCGAGTACGTCCGCCAGCTGTGGGCCCGCCGGCACTTCATCGGCGCCTTCTCCACCGCCAAGCTCACCGCCCAGTACAGCCAGGCCAAGCTGGGCCAGGTCTGGCAGGTGATGACGCCGCTGCTCAACGCGGCGGTGTACTACTTCATCTTCGGCATGCTGATGAACACCAGCCGCGGGGTGGAGGACTTCGTCCCGTTCCTGGTCACCGGCGTGTTCGTGTGGACCTTCACCCAGAGTTCGATCATGGCGGGCACCCGGGCCATATCCGGCAACCTCGGCCTCGTCCGCGCCCTGCACTTCCCGCGGGCCGCGCTGCCGGTCTCCTTCTGCCTCCAGCAGCTCCAGCAGCTGATGTTCTCGATGGGCGCCCTCGTGGTGATCCTGCTCGCGTTCGGCGTCCCGCCCGGCCCCTCCTGGCTGCTGGCGATCCCGGCGCTGGTGCTCCAGTTCGTGTTCAACGCGGGCGTGGCGCTGGTCATGGCCCGGGTGGGCTCCAAGATCCCGGACATGGCCCAGCTGATGCCCTTCCTGCTGCGCACCTGGATGTACGCCTCGGGCGTCATGTTCAGCATCCACCACATGACCGGCCCCGACAGCGACCTGCCGTCCTGGGTCGGCCCGCTGCTCCAGGTCAACCCGGCCGTCGTCTACATCGACCTGATGCGGTTCGCCCTGATCGACAGCTTCGGCGGGGACATGCTGCCGAACCACGTGTGGGCGATGGCCCTGGGCTGGGCCCTGGTCGCCGGGATCGGCGGCTTCATCTACTTCTGGAAGGCCGAGGAGACCTACGGTCGTGGCTGA
- a CDS encoding nuclear transport factor 2 family protein produces the protein MEPMAVVQEFWARMQARDWVGLGALLADDLVVEWPVSAERIVGRADFVAVNAEYPEGWSIHVMRVVADGGGETVVSEVEVPHDTMGVHRVVSLWTVRDGRITGGREYWTELGSDPSPQWRAEFVQPL, from the coding sequence ATGGAACCTATGGCGGTCGTGCAGGAGTTCTGGGCGCGCATGCAGGCCCGTGACTGGGTGGGTCTCGGCGCCCTGCTGGCCGACGACCTGGTAGTGGAGTGGCCGGTCAGCGCCGAGCGCATCGTGGGCCGCGCGGACTTCGTGGCCGTCAACGCGGAGTACCCGGAGGGCTGGTCCATCCACGTCATGCGCGTCGTGGCGGACGGGGGCGGCGAGACCGTCGTCTCCGAGGTGGAGGTCCCGCACGACACGATGGGCGTCCACCGGGTCGTGTCGCTCTGGACGGTCCGCGACGGCCGGATCACCGGCGGCCGGGAGTACTGGACGGAGCTGGGCTCGGACCCGTCCCCCCAGTGGCGGGCGGAATTCGTCCAGCCCCTGTGA